The Vicinamibacteria bacterium genomic interval AGGGATCCGTTTCTCGACGACTCCGAGCGGGAAGTTCAGCGCGCGCGACTCGTACGGAACGGGCTCACGTTCGAAGAGCTCCGGTTCGAAGGCGGGCACCGGCTCGACGATGACACGTTGCGGCGCCTCGCGAACCGCTCTCGCTAGCGTAGGGCTGGTAGACGAGCTCATCGTTGTTTCCTCGGAAACGACCGTAGAATAGACCTTATGTTCTGGATCGCGCTCGTGCTGGCAGGGTTTGTCGCTTGGGGGTTATTCCTCTTCAATCGCCTCGTTCAGCTGCGGAATCGCGCCGCGGGCTCCTGGGCGGACATCGACGTACAGCTCAAACGGCGCCACGATCTCGTCGGAAACCTCGTCGAGGCAGTGAAAGGCTACGCGCACCACGAGCGTCAGGTCCTGGAAAAGGTCGCGGCGGCACGCTCGAGTGCCGAAGGCGCCCGCAGCCGAGGCCAGCCGGGCTCCGCGGGAGTGGCAGAGGCTCAGCTATCCGGAGA includes:
- a CDS encoding LemA family protein — encoded protein: MFWIALVLAGFVAWGLFLFNRLVQLRNRAAGSWADIDVQLKRRHDLVGNLVEAVKGYAHHERQVLEKVAAARSSAEGARSRGQPGSAGVAEAQLSGEMGKLFALVEAYPDLKASERFGDLQLSLTRVENDLQNARRYYNAIVRDLNTRIESIPDVVVARLLGYRPREFFSLEDRAQAASPRVELET